CAGCGGTTGCGCAAGGCCCCGGCGAATATACGCCCACATTTGCTCGCGCACTATGTGGCCTTCAGGCGTGAGCTGTAAATTGCCAGTGGCGCCAAAAACCGTGGCGTTTGGAATTTCGCGCAGTTGGCGCAGGCGCGGGTATAGGTGGTAGGCATCTACGCCCATGGCGTAAAGGCGGTTGAAGGAGGGATCGTGCGAGAACCGTTCAATGGCGCGCTTCTCTTCGCTTTGCTCATTAAAGATCCAGGGCAGGGTACTGAAGCGAATGCCGTTGAGGTCGCTGTCGAGTTTCGGGTTTTCCTCACCGGCATACACATGGCTGGTGGCAAACACGGGAATATTACTGGCCTGGTGGAATTTGAGTGTGGGCTTTAACTGGCGCGCCTGATTGGGCAGTGCGGTGATGAAAATCATGTCTACATCTTGGCGCCTGCGAGGTTCAAACTCCATGGCGCGGCCAAGAATGTTGCGTACATTCGCCGCCCGCTGATTGGAGTGATCAATCAGCAAGCCGCGCTGCACAATCTTGGAGTAATCCGCTTTGCCGGTAAATTTGGCGTATTCCACAACAGTGCCGCCGAGTGCCTGCCACTCGCTGATAAAGGCCACTGCCGAACGGTCAGCCCAGCTGGCATCTACGGCAATCACCATGGCAAGCCTGTGGCCTTCAAGCCACGCGCGGCGCGCAGCCTGGCGGGCCTCGTCTTCGGCGGCCAGGCCAAATTGCATTAAATTCTGGGTGGGCAGCAGGCCTGCCGGTTGTTCAATGCGGTTGAGTGCAAGCGTGGGCACTGGCAGCACAGGTAACAGTGCCAGCTCGGCCACCTTGTCTTTATCAAGTGGGCCGATAATCAGTTGTGCACCGTCTGCCACCGCCTGCTGGTAGAGGGTTTGAATGTCGCCCAGGTTGGTGTCGTACAGGCTGATGCGCCCGGCCGGGCTGCCAGCTTGCAGCGACTGGTAGTGGGCGGCAAAAAAACCGTCGCGAATGGCGCGGCCAGCACGGCCAAGCTTACCGCTTACCGGCAGCAGCAGGGCCACGTGCTGGGGTTTTTCGGCAATGAGCTGTTGCAGCAGCTGTAGATCGCGCGGCAGGCGGCTGGCTGCGGGGTGGCCGGGCCAGCGCATTAACCAGTCGTCTACGCTGCGCAATTGTGATTCCAGTTGGTGCTGGTTGTTTTTAGACAGCGCCGCCAGTTGGTACCAGCCCTGAAGCTCGAGATTGCCGCTATTGCGCGCTAACTGCTGCAGGTGGGTACGCGGTTGGTCCATCAGGGTTTGCCAAAGGGCGTCCTGGTTTTGCTGGCGTTGTTCAGGGGCCAGGCCCGCGTGATCGAGCGCTATGTACTCCTGCACTGCCAGTTCTGTTTCACCCAGTGTGGCCAGCAGCGCTGCGCGCTGGCTGCGCAAGCTGATGTAGGTGTCTTTGGGCATCAGTTCCCACTGCTCGGTGAGCTTGGGGTTCATCAGCACTTCCTGGGCCAGAAAGTTGGCTTCTTGTGCCAGCAGCAGGTTGCTGTAGAGGGTGGTGTAGTGCCACAGATCTTCCGGTGCCAGCCGGCTGGTATCAATAGAGCCCAGTAGGTTGCGTGCCCAATCGGCATCGCCTAGGTGCTGCAGTTGTTCAGCCGATTGAATCAGCAGCTGCTCTTTTTCCGGAGACAATGCCGCGCGGGCTTGCAGCAGCAGGGTTTGCACGCTCTCCATGGAGTAGCTTGGCAGGGCTTGGGCGGTATCTACCTCGGTCTTTTTAACCGGCGCAGAACAGGCTGCAAGCCACAGGCACAGGAGGCCCGTGGCCATTGGTTTAAGCCTCACGAGCCCGCGTAAAGAGTTGCTGAGTATCATGTTATGATCCGCTTCCTACCTAATATGTTGCCAAGCTGTAGCCCATGAACGAACCCGCTTTGTATGTTGTTGCCACGCCGATTGGAAATTTGGGCGATATGGTACCGCGAGCCGTTGAAACTCTTCAAACAGTGGCATTAATAGCCGCTGAGGATACACGTCATAGCGCCAAACTGCTGGAACATTTTCACATCAAGACGCCCCTGGTGGCCTACCACGACCACTCGGATTCACACCGCACTGCCCAGCTTATAGCGCGCCTGCAGGCGGGCGAGAGTGTGGCCTTGATCAGTGATGCCGGCACCCCGTTGGTCTCTGATCCCGGGTATCAGTTGGTGGCCGCCGCCCGTGCCGCTGGCGTGCGGGTGGTACCAGTGCCCGGGGCCTGCGCTGTAATTGCGGCGCTGTCGGCCTCGGGCCTGGCCTCAGACAGGTTCAGTTTCGAGGGCTTTCTGCCGGCCAAACAGGTGGCGCGCAGCAAGCGTCTGGCAGAGTTGGCCGGCGATACCCAAACCCTGATTTTCTATGAGGCGCCGCACCGGATTCTGGCCACCCTGGAAGACCTGGTTGCAGCCTTTGGGCCAGAGCGTCAGGTGGTGGTAGCCCGCGAGCTCACCAAAACCTTCGAGACGTTTTTGTCAGGCAGCGCGTGCGAGGTGCGAGACAGGGTGGCTGGCGACAGCAACCAGCAGCGTGGCGAAATTGTGTTGTTGGTAGCCGGCGCACCCAAAGTGCAAACAGTGGCGCTCGATGAGCGCGCCCAACAGGTGATGACGTTGCTGGCCGCCGAGCTGCCCCCTAAAAAGGCCAGCGCCCTTGCCGAGCAAATCACCGGCGTAAAGAAAAAGCAGCTCTACCAGTGGTATGTGGAAACGCGCCCATAACCTGGCTTGGGCATGCGTTATTGGGCCGCGTGAAACTTGCCCGTTAACTTCCTGATTCGTACATAACTCGCCGTTGCCGTGTTGATGCGTATTCATCGGCTGGGGTGAGTCTTGCGTATATCGCGCTATACCTTTCCAGAATGTGAATTTTTCGCCTATGGTATTTTGTCGCAGTCAGGTTTGTGTAAGCCTAATATCTTGGCGGTTAATATAAGGAGTATGTAATGGCACGAAAGCGATCTCGTGAGCAGCGCCAGCATTTATTCAACAGTGCAGCGCAAGATTTAGAGCAGGCGCGCGAATCTGATGCAGCCGCACAAGCGCATCCGCTATTGCAGGCGCCGGCCTATCGCCTGGCATTTGCAGACGCCGGCCTATCGCCTGGCATTTGCAGACGACGATTTCTTACTGAGTGAAGACATGCGCGCAGTGCGCTTGATGCTTGAACTCAGTAAGCCTGAAGCCGAACTGCGTGCCAACAACATAGAGCAAACGGTGGTGATGTTTGGCAGTGCGCGCACGGTAGATGCCGAAACGGTAAAACTGAAACTGGCAGAGCTACCTGATACCGAAGAAAATAAGCACAAGCGTCGCGCCCTAACGCGCGGCGCGGCCTATTATGAAGAGGCGCGCAGGCTGGCGGGCTTGATTGCCAAAGAATCGCCAGCCAGTGCCTGTGGAGAGCTGCACGTGATTACCGGCGGCGGCCCGGGAGTGATGGCGGCCGCTAATCGTGGTGCCAGCGAGCAGGGCGCAAAATCCATCGGCTTGAATATTGTGCTGCCACACGAGCAGTACCCCAACCCCTACATCACGCCCGAGCTGTGTTTTCGCTTTCACTACTTTGCCATGCGCAAAATGCACTTTTTAATGCGCGCAAAAGCGCTGGTGGTGTTCCCGGGCGGTTTTGGCACGCTTGATGAGCTATTCGAAACCTTAACGCTTGTACAAACGCAAAAAATCAAACCCTTGCCTATTTTGATCTTTGGCAAGGAGTATTGGGCGCGCCTGCTGAACTTCGATGCCATGGTGGAAGACGGCATGATCAGCCCGGAGGATGTACAGTTGTTTCAATATGTAGAAACCGCAGAGCAAGCATGGCAGTTGATTCAAGAGGGGATTGTGCAGCTGCAAACGGCGCCTTGAGTTTATGCCGGTATAAATCATGGGCGTAAGTGCTGGCGCTTTACGGCTGCAAGTTAGTGAAATCTGGTGTGAAAAATGAAAGGGAGAGCCAAGCTCTCCCTTTTGGTGTGGTACTTATCGCCTGTTAAAAGCGCATGGTGCCTTGCAGGGCGATGCTCCGAGGGCGATCAAAGAAGCTGTAATAGGCCGTGCCCGTGCCGCCCGTTAAGGTGGTGGAAACCGGCAGTTGGTTGCCAAA
This genomic stretch from Simiduia sp. 21SJ11W-1 harbors:
- a CDS encoding penicillin-binding protein activator translates to MATGLLCLWLAACSAPVKKTEVDTAQALPSYSMESVQTLLLQARAALSPEKEQLLIQSAEQLQHLGDADWARNLLGSIDTSRLAPEDLWHYTTLYSNLLLAQEANFLAQEVLMNPKLTEQWELMPKDTYISLRSQRAALLATLGETELAVQEYIALDHAGLAPEQRQQNQDALWQTLMDQPRTHLQQLARNSGNLELQGWYQLAALSKNNQHQLESQLRSVDDWLMRWPGHPAASRLPRDLQLLQQLIAEKPQHVALLLPVSGKLGRAGRAIRDGFFAAHYQSLQAGSPAGRISLYDTNLGDIQTLYQQAVADGAQLIIGPLDKDKVAELALLPVLPVPTLALNRIEQPAGLLPTQNLMQFGLAAEDEARQAARRAWLEGHRLAMVIAVDASWADRSAVAFISEWQALGGTVVEYAKFTGKADYSKIVQRGLLIDHSNQRAANVRNILGRAMEFEPRRRQDVDMIFITALPNQARQLKPTLKFHQASNIPVFATSHVYAGEENPKLDSDLNGIRFSTLPWIFNEQSEEKRAIERFSHDPSFNRLYAMGVDAYHLYPRLRQLREIPNATVFGATGNLQLTPEGHIVREQMWAYIRRGLAQPLPMVISNEAELSDS
- the rsmI gene encoding 16S rRNA (cytidine(1402)-2'-O)-methyltransferase, coding for MNEPALYVVATPIGNLGDMVPRAVETLQTVALIAAEDTRHSAKLLEHFHIKTPLVAYHDHSDSHRTAQLIARLQAGESVALISDAGTPLVSDPGYQLVAAARAAGVRVVPVPGACAVIAALSASGLASDRFSFEGFLPAKQVARSKRLAELAGDTQTLIFYEAPHRILATLEDLVAAFGPERQVVVARELTKTFETFLSGSACEVRDRVAGDSNQQRGEIVLLVAGAPKVQTVALDERAQQVMTLLAAELPPKKASALAEQITGVKKKQLYQWYVETRP
- a CDS encoding TIGR00730 family Rossman fold protein, with translation MQPHKRIRYCRRRPIAWHLQTPAYRLAFADDDFLLSEDMRAVRLMLELSKPEAELRANNIEQTVVMFGSARTVDAETVKLKLAELPDTEENKHKRRALTRGAAYYEEARRLAGLIAKESPASACGELHVITGGGPGVMAAANRGASEQGAKSIGLNIVLPHEQYPNPYITPELCFRFHYFAMRKMHFLMRAKALVVFPGGFGTLDELFETLTLVQTQKIKPLPILIFGKEYWARLLNFDAMVEDGMISPEDVQLFQYVETAEQAWQLIQEGIVQLQTAP